A single region of the Solwaraspora sp. WMMD406 genome encodes:
- a CDS encoding 6-carboxytetrahydropterin synthase encodes MFSVTVRDHIMVAHSFTGDVFGPAQRLHGATFVVDATFRRTELDADNIVVDIGLAGEQLKAVLADLNYRNLDDEPAFAGVNTSTEALARVIADRLADRVHAGDLGDGARGLAGISVTLHESHVAWASYERTV; translated from the coding sequence ATGTTCAGCGTCACCGTCCGCGATCACATCATGGTCGCCCACAGCTTCACCGGGGACGTGTTCGGCCCCGCGCAGCGGCTGCACGGAGCGACGTTCGTGGTCGACGCGACCTTCCGCCGCACCGAACTCGACGCCGACAACATCGTCGTCGACATCGGCCTCGCCGGCGAGCAGCTCAAAGCCGTACTGGCGGATCTGAACTACCGCAACCTCGACGACGAGCCGGCGTTCGCCGGGGTGAACACCTCGACCGAGGCCCTGGCCAGGGTGATCGCCGACCGGCTGGCCGACCGGGTGCACGCCGGTGACCTGGGCGACGGGGCGCGAGGGCTCGCCGGGATCAGCGTCACCCTGCACGAGTCGCACGTCGCCTGGGCCAGCTACGAACGGACCGTGTAG
- a CDS encoding glycosyltransferase family 4 protein has translation MVCVVLPGDVDDPTAPSGGNVYDRQLCHELRAAGWPVREIVLPGGWPRPGPADRQALAAALADLPDATVVLLDGLVACGVPEVVTPHAGRLRLGILVHLPLADETGLTPAVAAARDAAERATLRAADAVIATSGWTARRLVEHHGLDERRTLVARPGVAPAPLAAGTADGGRLLCVAAVTPRKAHDVLVEALATVADLAWECVCVGALDRSGGQVARVRSLLTDHRLHGRVRLVGPRGGAELARSYADADLLILPSHAETYGMVITEALAHGLPVLATEVGGVPEALGRAADGTRPGILVPPGDPPALGAALRGWLTDTGQRTRLRSAAVDRRAGLSGWASTAGRIAEVLARLR, from the coding sequence ATGGTCTGTGTGGTCCTGCCCGGCGACGTCGACGACCCGACCGCCCCGAGCGGCGGCAACGTCTACGACCGGCAGCTCTGTCACGAGCTGCGCGCCGCCGGCTGGCCGGTACGCGAGATCGTGCTGCCCGGCGGCTGGCCGCGACCCGGGCCGGCCGACCGCCAGGCCCTCGCCGCCGCGCTGGCCGACCTGCCGGACGCCACGGTCGTGCTGCTCGACGGCCTCGTCGCCTGCGGAGTCCCCGAGGTGGTCACGCCGCACGCCGGCCGGCTGCGGCTGGGGATCCTGGTCCACCTGCCGCTGGCCGACGAGACCGGACTGACCCCGGCCGTCGCCGCCGCCCGCGACGCGGCCGAACGCGCGACCCTGCGGGCCGCCGACGCGGTGATCGCCACCAGCGGCTGGACCGCCCGGCGGCTGGTGGAGCATCACGGACTCGACGAGCGGCGGACCCTGGTCGCGCGGCCGGGAGTCGCACCCGCTCCGCTGGCCGCCGGCACGGCCGATGGCGGTCGGTTGCTGTGCGTGGCCGCAGTAACCCCCCGTAAGGCGCACGACGTACTGGTGGAGGCTCTCGCCACGGTCGCCGACCTGGCCTGGGAATGTGTCTGCGTCGGCGCGCTCGACCGGTCCGGCGGACAGGTGGCCCGGGTACGGTCGCTGCTGACCGACCATCGCCTGCACGGGCGGGTCCGGCTAGTCGGGCCCCGGGGCGGGGCGGAGCTGGCCCGGTCGTACGCCGACGCCGATCTGCTGATCCTCCCGTCGCACGCCGAAACGTACGGCATGGTGATAACCGAGGCACTCGCGCACGGGCTGCCGGTGCTGGCGACCGAGGTGGGCGGCGTACCGGAGGCGCTCGGCCGGGCCGCCGACGGCACCCGGCCGGGAATCCTGGTGCCGCCGGGCGACCCGCCGGCCCTCGGCGCGGCGCTGCGGGGCTGGCTCACCGACACCGGGCAGCGGACCCGGTTGCGGTCCGCCGCCGTCGACCGCCGGGCCGGGCTGTCCGGTTGGGCGAGCACCGCCGGCAGGATCGCCGAGGTGCTGGCCCGACTCCGCTGA
- a CDS encoding class I SAM-dependent methyltransferase, translated as METIESAGYSPAWLGLREPADAQARASGLVAELRRLFATAERTEIHDLGCGTGSMGRWLAPQLPGAQHWMLHDRDLRLLEHAQARMAPAAGDGAPVTATTRRGDVTALTPADLAGAGLITASALLDLLTREEVDALATTCLAVGCPALLTLTVVGQVEFSPADPLDQEMVEAFNDHQRRHAAGRRLLGPDAVAVATEAFTRRGATVLVRPSPWQLGPDQAELTTGWLAGWIDAAYEQRPELADRPGRYRERRLAAANAGELRVTVDHRDLLVLPG; from the coding sequence GTGGAGACGATCGAGTCGGCCGGGTACAGCCCGGCCTGGCTGGGCCTACGGGAGCCGGCCGACGCGCAGGCCCGGGCGAGTGGGCTGGTGGCCGAGCTACGCCGGCTGTTCGCCACCGCCGAACGCACCGAGATACACGATCTGGGCTGCGGCACCGGCTCGATGGGCCGATGGCTCGCACCGCAGCTGCCCGGGGCGCAGCACTGGATGCTGCACGACCGCGACCTGCGGCTGTTGGAGCACGCCCAGGCCAGAATGGCACCGGCCGCCGGTGACGGCGCGCCGGTCACCGCCACCACCCGGCGCGGGGACGTCACCGCGTTGACCCCGGCCGACCTGGCCGGAGCCGGCCTCATCACCGCTTCCGCGCTGCTGGATCTGCTGACCCGCGAGGAGGTCGACGCCCTCGCGACGACCTGCCTGGCGGTGGGCTGCCCGGCGCTGCTGACCCTGACCGTGGTCGGGCAGGTCGAGTTCAGCCCGGCCGACCCACTCGACCAGGAGATGGTCGAGGCGTTCAACGACCATCAGCGGCGACACGCGGCCGGGCGACGGCTGCTGGGACCCGACGCGGTCGCGGTCGCCACCGAGGCGTTCACCCGGCGCGGCGCGACGGTGCTGGTCCGGCCCAGCCCGTGGCAGCTCGGTCCGGACCAGGCGGAACTCACCACCGGGTGGCTGGCCGGCTGGATCGACGCGGCGTACGAGCAGCGTCCGGAACTCGCCGACCGGCCGGGACGCTACCGGGAACGCCGCCTGGCCGCGGCGAACGCCGGTGAGCTGCGGGTCACCGTCGACCACCGTGACCTGCTGGTGCTGCCGGGTTGA
- a CDS encoding lysylphosphatidylglycerol synthase transmembrane domain-containing protein yields MPTVHHSGWPWDAVRARIWQWGRLLAGVAILVLLAWRLGTGAFLDGLRVIDAGTLLVALGIGLLTTVCSAARWCLVARGLGIALPLGTAVADYYRALFLNAALPGGVLGDVHRAVRHGREVRDVGRGVRAVVLERTAGQVVLFGVATAVLLTLPVPIPPGFAAMAETAAVAGALVAMAMVVTVAVVTVVRRSSPGARSGPSWWTRAVRRTRCDLRSGLLARGTWPGVTLLSVVVLGGHLATFLVAARAAGSSAPIGQLVPLMVLALLAMAVPLNVGGWGPREGVTAWAFGAAGLGAGLGLTVAVVYGLLALTASLPGAAVLAVRGLRQTRADRVERPAPPVLPLDPLPDVGAELDRELPLLDQRWRPQPVA; encoded by the coding sequence ATGCCCACCGTCCACCACAGCGGCTGGCCGTGGGACGCGGTGAGGGCCCGGATATGGCAGTGGGGGCGGCTGCTCGCCGGGGTGGCGATCCTGGTCCTGTTGGCCTGGCGGCTCGGCACCGGCGCGTTTCTCGACGGTCTGCGGGTGATCGACGCGGGGACGCTGCTCGTCGCGCTGGGGATCGGCCTACTGACCACCGTCTGCAGCGCGGCCCGGTGGTGTCTGGTCGCCCGTGGGCTGGGCATCGCGCTGCCGTTGGGGACGGCGGTCGCCGACTACTACCGGGCGTTGTTTCTCAACGCGGCGCTGCCGGGTGGGGTGCTCGGCGACGTGCACCGGGCGGTCCGGCACGGCCGTGAAGTGCGCGACGTCGGACGCGGCGTGCGGGCCGTCGTGTTGGAACGGACCGCCGGTCAGGTGGTGCTGTTCGGGGTCGCGACGGCGGTGCTGCTGACCCTGCCCGTACCGATCCCGCCGGGTTTCGCGGCGATGGCCGAGACGGCGGCCGTCGCGGGCGCGCTGGTGGCGATGGCCATGGTGGTGACCGTCGCCGTCGTGACGGTGGTACGCCGCAGCAGCCCCGGCGCGCGGTCCGGCCCGTCCTGGTGGACGCGGGCCGTCCGGCGAACCCGCTGCGACCTGCGGTCCGGGCTGCTCGCCCGAGGCACCTGGCCCGGCGTGACGCTGCTGTCGGTGGTGGTGCTCGGTGGTCACCTGGCGACCTTCCTGGTGGCCGCGCGGGCGGCAGGCTCGTCGGCCCCGATCGGTCAGCTCGTGCCGTTGATGGTGCTGGCCCTGCTGGCGATGGCGGTGCCGCTCAACGTCGGCGGCTGGGGACCCCGGGAGGGCGTCACCGCCTGGGCGTTCGGCGCCGCCGGTCTCGGTGCCGGTCTGGGGCTGACCGTGGCGGTCGTCTACGGGTTGCTCGCGCTGACCGCGAGCCTGCCCGGAGCCGCCGTACTGGCCGTACGCGGGCTGCGGCAGACCCGCGCCGACCGTGTCGAACGGCCAGCACCACCGGTGCTTCCGCTGGACCCGCTACCAGACGTCGGAGCCGAGCTGGACCGGGAACTCCCACTGCTGGACCAGCGGTGGCGGCCTCAGCCGGTGGCCTGA
- a CDS encoding dihydrofolate reductase family protein, with the protein MVERPYVLLSCGMSIDGYLDNASGQRLLLSNEADFDRVDAVRAECDAILVGAGTIRSDDPRLLVRSADRRRQRMARGEGPTPIKVTVTGRGELDPAARFFTLGEIDKLVYCASPTLASARHRLGAVATVVDCGDPVDLTRVVGDLYDRGVRRLMVEGGERMHTQFLTAGLVDELHLVVAPFFVGDSRAPRFVGDGCFPWHADRRARLAEVRQIGDVALLRYALSRRFELG; encoded by the coding sequence GTGGTTGAGCGACCGTACGTCCTGCTCAGCTGCGGCATGTCGATCGACGGTTATCTGGACAACGCGAGCGGGCAGCGGCTGCTGCTCTCCAACGAGGCCGACTTCGACCGGGTCGACGCCGTACGCGCCGAATGCGACGCCATCCTGGTCGGGGCCGGCACGATCCGATCCGACGATCCGCGGCTGCTGGTACGGTCCGCCGACCGGCGGCGACAGCGGATGGCCCGTGGTGAGGGGCCGACCCCGATCAAGGTGACCGTGACCGGTCGAGGCGAACTGGACCCGGCCGCCCGCTTCTTCACTCTCGGCGAGATCGACAAACTGGTCTACTGCGCGAGCCCCACCCTGGCCTCGGCCCGCCACCGGCTCGGCGCGGTGGCGACCGTGGTCGACTGCGGCGACCCGGTGGACCTGACCAGGGTGGTCGGCGACCTGTACGACCGTGGGGTACGCCGACTGATGGTCGAAGGCGGGGAACGGATGCACACCCAGTTCCTCACCGCCGGTCTGGTCGACGAACTGCACCTGGTGGTCGCGCCGTTCTTCGTCGGCGACTCCCGCGCTCCACGGTTCGTCGGGGACGGGTGCTTCCCCTGGCACGCAGACCGGCGGGCGCGGCTCGCCGAGGTACGCCAGATCGGTGACGTCGCCCTGCTGCGCTATGCCCTGTCGCGGCGTTTCGAGCTGGGCTAG
- the ribA gene encoding GTP cyclohydrolase II has translation MLEPPIHVPANGKLVTRDGIDPAPVAAIRRQVTVPLRFADGYATTARVFTFDGLADQREHLAIGLGNWRRALDREASGGEPPLVRPHSECLTGDAFGSQRCDCGPQLREAVERIAGVGGFLLYLRQEGRGIGLYAKLDAYALQDAGLDTFEANLALGRGEDERDYTVAAQMLIALGVRRVALLTNNPDKAEQLDRLGVRVSEQIRTGVHVSAANVRYLAAKANHAAHTIDLSVPD, from the coding sequence ATGCTCGAACCGCCGATCCACGTCCCCGCCAACGGTAAGCTGGTCACCCGCGACGGGATCGATCCCGCGCCGGTGGCCGCGATCCGCCGGCAGGTGACGGTGCCTCTGCGGTTCGCCGACGGGTACGCCACCACGGCCCGGGTCTTCACCTTCGACGGCCTCGCCGACCAGCGCGAACACCTCGCCATCGGGCTGGGCAACTGGCGTCGTGCGTTGGACCGGGAGGCCAGCGGCGGCGAGCCGCCGCTGGTCCGTCCGCACAGTGAGTGTCTCACCGGTGACGCCTTCGGTAGCCAGCGCTGCGACTGCGGGCCGCAGCTACGCGAGGCGGTGGAGCGGATCGCCGGCGTCGGCGGCTTCCTGCTCTACCTGCGTCAGGAGGGTCGGGGCATCGGGCTGTACGCCAAGCTCGACGCGTACGCCCTGCAGGACGCCGGCCTGGACACCTTCGAGGCCAATCTGGCGCTCGGGCGGGGCGAGGACGAGCGCGACTACACGGTCGCCGCGCAGATGCTGATCGCCCTCGGGGTACGCCGGGTGGCGCTGCTGACCAACAACCCGGACAAGGCCGAGCAGCTCGACCGGCTCGGGGTACGGGTCAGCGAGCAGATCCGCACCGGGGTGCACGTGTCGGCGGCCAACGTGCGGTATCTGGCGGCGAAGGCCAACCACGCGGCGCACACGATCGACCTGTCGGTGCCCGACTGA
- a CDS encoding PQQ-dependent sugar dehydrogenase, producing MKIRALVGATLAVGLVAVGVGAATVAGAAPVTVRPDSDIGTLALGEFDFSRPEVVATGLQVPWGMDFLPDGSALVAQRSTGQVVQVRPGQQPVPVAQISGITPVSEGGLLGLAVSPTYAQDGYVYVYFTTATDNRIARFRLTNPQDQQPILTGLARASIHNGGRIAFGPDGMLYAGVGDAGQTSSAQNPQSRNGKILRMRPDGGVPSDNPFSGSLVYSLGHRHVQGLAWDAQGRLYATEFGQNTWDEINLIVAGANYGWPTVEGRANDPRFRDPLLVWTPAEASPSGAAIAGNRLYVAALRGNRLWNVPLNGSGGVGTPTAELVGSYGRLRTVEYGPDGWLWVTTSNRDGRGTPAANDDRVLRFPPRDATPPPTTAPPTTAPPTTAPPTTAPPTTPPPTTPPSTTPPPATSCGVSWQVNQWGNGFTAEVRITNRGPSLTSWTLTWTFAGNQQITNGWNTQISQSGRDVTARNAAWNGNLPQNGTVSFGFQATYSGSNPRPAEFRLNGTICQIG from the coding sequence ATGAAGATCCGTGCCCTGGTCGGCGCCACGCTCGCCGTGGGCCTCGTCGCGGTCGGCGTCGGTGCCGCGACCGTCGCCGGTGCCGCGCCGGTCACCGTCCGACCCGACAGTGACATCGGTACGCTGGCCCTCGGCGAGTTCGACTTCTCCCGCCCCGAGGTGGTGGCCACCGGTCTGCAGGTGCCCTGGGGGATGGACTTCCTCCCCGACGGCAGCGCGCTGGTCGCCCAGCGCAGCACCGGCCAGGTGGTCCAGGTCCGGCCCGGCCAGCAGCCGGTCCCGGTCGCCCAGATCTCCGGGATCACCCCGGTCAGCGAGGGAGGCCTGCTCGGCCTGGCCGTTTCGCCGACCTACGCCCAGGACGGCTACGTCTACGTCTATTTCACCACCGCGACCGACAACCGGATTGCCCGCTTCCGGCTCACCAACCCGCAGGACCAGCAACCCATCCTCACCGGACTGGCCCGCGCCTCCATCCACAACGGCGGGCGGATCGCGTTCGGCCCGGACGGCATGCTCTACGCGGGAGTCGGCGACGCCGGGCAGACCTCGTCGGCGCAGAACCCGCAGAGCCGCAACGGCAAAATCCTGCGGATGCGTCCGGACGGCGGCGTCCCGTCGGACAACCCGTTCTCCGGTTCGCTGGTCTACAGCCTCGGCCACCGCCATGTGCAGGGACTGGCCTGGGACGCGCAGGGTCGCCTCTACGCCACCGAGTTCGGGCAGAACACCTGGGACGAGATCAACCTGATCGTCGCCGGAGCCAACTACGGCTGGCCGACCGTCGAGGGCCGGGCCAACGACCCCCGGTTCCGGGATCCGCTGCTGGTCTGGACCCCGGCCGAGGCCTCGCCGAGCGGCGCGGCCATCGCTGGCAACCGACTGTACGTCGCGGCGTTGCGCGGCAACCGGCTGTGGAACGTACCGCTGAACGGTTCCGGCGGTGTGGGCACTCCCACCGCTGAGCTGGTCGGCAGCTACGGCCGGCTGCGCACGGTCGAGTACGGTCCCGACGGCTGGCTCTGGGTCACCACCAGCAACCGGGACGGTCGCGGCACCCCGGCGGCGAACGACGACCGGGTCCTGCGCTTCCCGCCCCGGGACGCCACGCCGCCCCCGACGACCGCGCCGCCCACGACCGCGCCGCCCACGACCGCGCCACCGACCACGGCACCTCCGACCACTCCGCCTCCGACCACGCCGCCCTCCACCACGCCGCCCCCGGCGACCAGCTGCGGAGTCTCCTGGCAGGTCAACCAGTGGGGGAACGGGTTCACCGCCGAGGTCCGGATCACCAACCGGGGGCCGTCACTGACCAGCTGGACGCTGACCTGGACGTTCGCCGGCAACCAGCAGATCACCAACGGCTGGAACACCCAGATCAGCCAGTCCGGGCGCGACGTCACCGCGCGCAACGCGGCGTGGAACGGCAACCTGCCGCAGAACGGTACGGTCAGCTTCGGTTTCCAGGCCACCTACAGCGGTAGCAACCCCAGGCCGGCCGAGTTCCGGCTCAACGGCACGATCTGTCAGATCGGCTGA
- a CDS encoding alpha/beta hydrolase: MRPSSTVDWRSVPVRTGTLAVPGARLYFEVRGSGPTLLLIPTGNGDCTPYAPLAALLSDRHQVVTYDRRGFSRSAIEGPVDSGRRFADDVDDARRLIAHVGGGPADVFGGSSGAIVALATLTRCPESVRVVVAHEPPLVSVMPDADHWYAFYQEVYDIYRREGPKAAAAAFRAGMGMTITTRMPPETALPPAELDELLERLRRNHLFWLEHELRGYPATELDLAALVAAGDRMVLAGGVDSREAFPYRPNEVLAQRTGSEIVHFPGGHVGYVTHPFAFADALAELLASR; the protein is encoded by the coding sequence ATGCGTCCTTCCTCGACGGTGGACTGGCGGTCGGTCCCGGTGCGTACCGGGACCCTCGCGGTGCCCGGTGCCCGACTCTACTTCGAGGTTCGCGGCAGCGGACCCACGCTGCTGCTGATCCCGACCGGTAACGGCGACTGCACACCGTACGCGCCGTTGGCGGCGTTGCTGTCCGACCGGCATCAGGTGGTCACGTACGACCGGCGCGGCTTTTCCCGTAGCGCGATCGAGGGCCCGGTCGACAGCGGGCGGCGGTTCGCCGACGATGTCGACGATGCCCGGCGGCTGATCGCGCACGTCGGTGGCGGGCCGGCGGACGTCTTCGGTGGCAGTTCGGGGGCGATCGTCGCCCTCGCCACGCTGACCCGGTGTCCGGAGTCGGTTCGGGTGGTGGTGGCGCACGAGCCGCCGCTGGTGTCGGTGATGCCGGACGCGGACCACTGGTACGCCTTCTACCAGGAGGTGTACGACATCTACCGGCGGGAAGGGCCGAAGGCCGCCGCCGCCGCTTTCCGGGCCGGCATGGGGATGACGATCACCACCCGGATGCCGCCGGAGACCGCCCTGCCGCCGGCCGAACTCGACGAGCTGTTGGAGCGGTTGCGCCGCAACCACCTGTTCTGGCTGGAGCACGAGCTGCGCGGCTATCCGGCGACCGAACTCGACCTGGCCGCCTTGGTCGCGGCCGGCGACCGGATGGTGCTCGCCGGGGGCGTCGACTCGCGGGAGGCGTTCCCGTATCGGCCGAACGAGGTGCTGGCCCAGCGCACCGGCAGCGAGATCGTGCACTTCCCGGGCGGCCACGTCGGGTACGTGACGCATCCGTTCGCGTTCGCCGACGCGCTCGCCGAGCTGCTGGCCAGCCGTTGA
- a CDS encoding DegT/DnrJ/EryC1/StrS family aminotransferase: MADMINVFQPSLGERELAAVREVFESNWIGRGPRADRFEAEFARHIGVGSEHVTAVNSCTEATFLALELAGLGPGDEVVMPTVSFVGAGNAVASRGARPVFCDVDPHTLNPTVADIEAVLTPQTKAVIILHYGGYPGEVAQIAELCRDRGLLLIEDAAVAVTSRVDGKACGTFGDMGVWSFDHGKIVVTVDGGMLYVRDPELAARAPKLAYFGLEQRSGYDHALQTRTRWWDFDVSSFSRRSVTNDVLAAVGLVQLSRLDEFIERRAQVARYYDSELSGIEGIHCPPPLPAGHETSYYMYWLQFDGGIRDEIARDLYDRGIYTTFRYPLLHQVPAFGSDAKLPNAEQAAARTLLLPMHQSLSDADVEHTVRAVRDCVRDRLAVGR, translated from the coding sequence GTGGCTGACATGATCAACGTCTTTCAACCGTCCCTGGGCGAGCGTGAGTTGGCCGCCGTACGGGAGGTCTTCGAAAGCAACTGGATCGGCCGGGGACCGCGCGCCGACCGGTTCGAGGCGGAGTTCGCCCGGCACATCGGCGTCGGCAGCGAGCACGTGACGGCGGTGAATTCCTGTACGGAGGCGACCTTCCTCGCGCTGGAGTTGGCCGGTCTCGGTCCGGGTGACGAGGTGGTGATGCCGACGGTCAGCTTCGTCGGTGCCGGCAACGCGGTCGCCTCGCGCGGCGCCCGGCCGGTCTTCTGCGACGTGGACCCGCACACCCTGAACCCGACGGTCGCCGACATCGAGGCCGTACTGACGCCGCAGACCAAGGCCGTCATCATTCTGCACTACGGCGGATATCCGGGCGAGGTGGCCCAGATCGCCGAACTGTGCCGCGACCGTGGTCTGCTGCTCATCGAGGACGCCGCCGTCGCCGTCACCTCCCGAGTGGACGGCAAGGCCTGCGGCACGTTCGGCGACATGGGCGTCTGGAGCTTCGACCACGGCAAGATCGTGGTGACGGTCGACGGCGGCATGCTCTACGTCCGCGATCCGGAACTCGCCGCCCGAGCGCCCAAGCTCGCCTACTTCGGGCTGGAGCAGCGCAGCGGCTACGACCACGCGTTGCAGACCCGTACCCGGTGGTGGGATTTTGACGTATCGTCGTTCTCCCGGCGGTCGGTGACCAACGACGTGCTCGCCGCGGTCGGGCTGGTGCAGCTGAGCCGGCTCGACGAGTTCATCGAGCGGCGGGCGCAGGTGGCCCGCTATTACGACAGCGAGCTGTCCGGCATCGAAGGCATCCACTGCCCGCCGCCGCTGCCGGCCGGCCACGAAACCTCGTACTACATGTACTGGCTGCAGTTCGACGGCGGCATCCGCGACGAGATCGCCCGTGACCTGTACGACCGGGGCATCTACACGACGTTCCGGTATCCGTTGCTGCACCAGGTGCCGGCGTTCGGCTCGGACGCCAAGCTGCCCAACGCCGAGCAGGCGGCGGCCCGGACCCTGCTGCTGCCGATGCACCAGTCGCTGTCCGACGCCGACGTCGAGCACACGGTACGCGCGGTGCGTGACTGTGTCCGCGACCGGCTCGCCGTGGGACGCTGA
- a CDS encoding class I SAM-dependent methyltransferase, with the protein MTSCRICGGPVQEILDLGRQPSANKFLLPSEVEQEFLFRLAIGACADCTMVQLLEDVPQELRYHSAYRYLASGSASHRKHFEQDARRFLETELTGPDAFIVEIGCNDGVMLETIAQAGVRHLGVEPASAVAEIARGKGIDVVTTFFDADTAADIRAAHGPAQVVFGANTICHISHQESLFRGLDTLLGPDGVFVFEEPYLETIFGALAFDQIYDEHVFYFSARSVQAMAARFGFELVDVEEVPLHGGEIRYTIARPGRRRPTEAVHQLLAREQEIGLAEPETYARFGMTVAQVRSDLLTLLHEIRDSGRTVVGYGAPAKAATVTNYCGIGPDLVPFTCDSTPAKQNLLLPGTHLPVLPPEEFHKAAPDFALLFAWNHAEEIMAKERAFRERGGKWIRYVPQVRIS; encoded by the coding sequence ATGACGTCGTGCCGGATCTGCGGCGGCCCGGTCCAGGAGATCCTCGACCTTGGACGGCAGCCCTCAGCGAACAAGTTCCTGCTCCCCAGTGAGGTCGAGCAGGAATTCCTGTTCCGCCTGGCGATCGGCGCGTGCGCCGACTGCACGATGGTCCAGTTGCTGGAGGACGTACCGCAGGAGCTGCGCTACCACAGCGCCTACCGCTACCTGGCGTCCGGCTCGGCCAGCCACCGCAAACACTTCGAGCAGGACGCCCGGCGGTTCCTGGAAACCGAACTGACCGGTCCGGACGCGTTCATCGTCGAAATCGGCTGCAACGACGGGGTGATGCTGGAGACGATCGCCCAGGCCGGCGTACGGCATCTGGGGGTCGAACCGGCCAGCGCGGTCGCCGAGATCGCCCGGGGCAAGGGCATCGACGTCGTCACGACGTTCTTCGACGCCGATACCGCCGCCGACATCCGCGCCGCACACGGCCCGGCGCAGGTGGTGTTCGGCGCCAACACCATCTGCCACATCAGCCACCAGGAGTCGCTGTTCCGGGGCCTGGACACGCTGCTCGGCCCGGACGGGGTGTTCGTCTTCGAAGAGCCCTACCTGGAGACCATCTTCGGCGCGTTGGCGTTCGACCAGATCTACGACGAACACGTCTTCTACTTCAGCGCCCGGTCCGTGCAGGCGATGGCCGCCCGGTTCGGCTTCGAACTGGTCGACGTCGAAGAGGTGCCGTTGCACGGCGGCGAGATCCGCTACACCATCGCCCGGCCGGGGCGACGCCGGCCGACCGAGGCCGTGCACCAGCTGCTGGCCCGCGAACAGGAGATCGGGCTCGCCGAGCCGGAGACGTACGCCCGGTTCGGGATGACCGTGGCCCAGGTCCGCAGCGACCTGCTGACGCTGCTGCACGAGATCCGCGACAGTGGACGGACCGTGGTCGGCTACGGCGCGCCGGCCAAGGCCGCGACCGTGACGAACTACTGCGGCATCGGCCCGGACTTGGTGCCCTTCACCTGTGACTCCACGCCCGCCAAGCAGAATCTGTTGCTGCCCGGCACCCACCTGCCGGTGCTGCCACCGGAGGAGTTCCACAAGGCCGCGCCGGACTTCGCGCTGCTGTTCGCGTGGAACCACGCCGAGGAGATCATGGCCAAGGAGCGGGCGTTCCGCGAGCGCGGCGGCAAGTGGATCCGCTACGTGCCACAGGTACGCATCAGCTGA